Proteins co-encoded in one Lasioglossum baleicum chromosome 3, iyLasBale1, whole genome shotgun sequence genomic window:
- the P58ipk gene encoding dnaJ homolog subfamily C member P58IPK encodes MYHCGLLLVLLDLSLDVVGSVSQAEINRNLELGKEFLARGQLQDALSYYHAAVEGGPNNYLTYYKRGIVYLALGKAKFALLDLDKVLELKPDFMSAKLQRGHVLLKQAEFDKAAADFRSVLAIEPQNSEALNALYKIAPAQEDLEIVDKLMRSDDYAEAVRHLTRIIEICPWAVELRERRAECYEALNDYTAAISDVHSTTKLQSDNTNGFLKLADLHYQLGQVDESLKDIRECLKLDPDHSKCFSFYKKVKKISKLLADAEKFEKAGKYDDCIGSAQSALKLEPNVGNVRFSGHQLLCKCYTSSSDTSQAISNCQEALKMRKEPEIYCDSAEAYLAAEMFDDSIRDFKEALEIDPSSQRAKQGLHKAQQRQKLSESRDYYKILGVSRTASKRDIIKAYRKAAQKWHPDNFQEGEEKKRAEKRFIDIAAAKEVLTDDEKRAKFDQGEDPLDPESGKHQHGSNPFQEFHHFHGSPFQFKFHFY; translated from the exons ATGTACCATTGCGGTTTGCTACTGGTCTTATTGGACCTGTCTTTagatg TGGTTGGGAGTGTTTCCCAAGCAGAGATTAACAGAAATTTGGAGTTAGGTAAAGAATTTTTAGCGAGGGGTCAGCTACAAGATGCACTGTCATACTACCATGCAGCTGTTG AGGGCGGTCCAAACAATTATTTAACGTACTATAAAAGAGGCATAGTGTATCTAGCGTTAGGTAAAGCTAAGTTCGCGCTGCTCGATCTCGACAAAGTTTTGGAGTTGAAGCCAGACTTCATGTCCGCCAAGTTGCAGCGAGGTCATGTGCTACTCAAACAGGCCGAGTTCGATAAAGCAGCAGCAGATTTTCGAAGCGTG TTGGCGATAGAACCACAAAATAGCGAAGCTCTGAATGCCTTATATAAAATAGCACCCGCACAAGAAGATCTAGAGATTGTAGATAAATTAATGAGAAGTGACGATTATGCCGAAGCTGTGCGACATCTAActagaattattgaaatatgCCCTTGGGCAGTGGAACTCAGGGAACGCAGAGCAGAATGTTACGAAGCTCTCAACGATTATACAGCTGCGATCTCCGATGTGCATTCCACCACCAAGTTACAATCCGATAACACTAATGGTTTCCTCAAATTGGCTGATCTACATTATCAGCTCGGACAAGTAGACGAGTCGTTGAA GGACATTCGAGAATGTTTGAAGCTCGATCCAGATCACTCGAAGTGTTTCTCATTTTACAAGAAAGTTAAGAAAATATCCAAGTTATTGGCAGACGCAGAGAAGTTCGAGAAAGCAGGAAAATACGACGACTGCATAGGTTCCGCTCAATCGGCACTGAAACTGGAACCAAACGTAGGTAACGTTCGCTTTTCCGGCCATCAGCTTCTTTGCAAATGCTATACGAGCAGCTCGGATACAAGTCAGGCGATCAGTAATTGTCAGGAAGCGCTGAAGATGCGGAAAGAACCTGAAATATACTGTGACAGCGCAGAAGCGTATCTCGCAGCTGAAATGTTCGACGATT CGATAAGAGACTTCAAAGAAGCTTTAGAAATCGACCCGAGCTCTCAAAGGGCTAAACAGGGTCTTCACAAGGCTCAGCAACGTCAAAAACtgtcggaatctcgggattATTACAAGATCCTGGGGGTGTCGAGAACAGCATCGAAACGGGACATCATTAAAGCGTACAGAAAGGCTGCACAGAAGTGGCACCCTGACAACTTTCAGGAAGGAGAGGAGAAGAAACGAGCGGAAAAGAGGTTTATCGATATCGCAGCTGCCAAAGAAGTACTAACTGACGATGAGAAACGAGCAAAATTCGACCAAGGAGAAGATCCCCTGGACCCAGAGTCGGGGAAACATCAGCATGGCTCGAACCCCTTCCAAGAATTCCACCACTTCCACGGATCTCCCTTccaattcaagtttcatttctaTTAG
- the Nt5c gene encoding 5' nucleotidase C isoform X1 codes for MLHTRTLAVALASSSVVENLFASRLHHLTGSHVGYLGVLDARGVHHGVISREVMLQNYQKVRDKYKSKKLPQDVNPKGVFACNELDLKEVQVYGFDYDYTLACYKPSMDYLLYNLGRDMLIQKYKYPEGISNLKYNENFAVRGLHYDIEKGLLLKLDSFLQIQFGAVYRGLHPVPDDEVLRLYKNRIIPIAYVEAPHKHSHEALHRSKMIQLADLFSVPEMGLLCNVTEYFLRNHIDYHPEILFRDVKNSVQSCHPIMHGLVVQNVAEYLEQNKDIKQFFDRLKDSNKKMFLVTNSPFHFVDTGMKFLVGDNWKDYFDVVIVQARKPKFFTEESRPLRIYDEVYKTQLWDRVTKLDKGVIYLEGTVKQLQDMTGWRGHQVLYFGDHPYSDLADVTLEHGWRTGAIIKELTHEITTLNNPKFKENANWLQMLTGLIEEHQDYEGPDVKPVLNEWIKERDELRNEIKCVFNQQFGSVFRTYHNPTYFSRRLFRFADIYMSSITNLFEYSTSHTFYPRRGVMPHEYTSYFV; via the exons ATGCTGCACACGAGGACCCTCGCTGTCGCCTTAGCATCGTCGTCCGTTGTCGAAAATCTCTTCGCCTCTCGTCTGCACCACTTGACCGGCAGCCATGTCGGCTACCTCGGTGTCCTCGACGCCCGCGGCGTTCACCACGGCGTTATATCGCGCGAGGTCATGCTACAAAACTACCAAAAGGTGCGCGACAAGTATAAAT CGAAAAAGCTTCCCCAAGACGTGAATCCTAAGGGGGTGTTCGCGTGCAACGAGCTGGACTTGAAGGAGGTGCAGGTGTACGGTTTCGACTACGATTACACTCTAGCCTGTTACAAGCCATCCATGGACTATCTGCTGTACAACCTTGGCCGCGACATGCTCATCCAAAAATACAAG TACCCCGAGGGAATCAGCAACCTTAAGTACAACGAGAATTTCGCTGTTCGCGGGCTCCATTATGACATCGAAAAGGGTCTGCTCCTGAAACTCGACAGCTTCTTGCAAATTCAATTTGGCGCCGTTTACCGCGGCTTGCATCCGGTCCCCGACGACGAGGTCCTCAGGCTCTATAAAAACAGGATAATACCGATCGCCTATGTCGAGGCGCCACATAAACACTCTCAC GAGGCGTTGCACCGATCGAAAATGATTCAACTCGCCGATTTATTCTCAGTACCGGAAATGGGGCTTCTGTGTAACGTCACGGAATATTTCCTTCGCAACCATATCGACTACCACCCTGAAATACTCTTCAGAGACGTGAAG AACTCTGTGCAAAGTTGCCACCCCATAATGCACGGCCTAGTGGTGCAAAATGTGGCGGAGTATTTGGAACAGAATAAGGACATAAAGCAATTCTTCGATCGACTGAAAGATTCCAACAAGAAGATGTTCTTAGTAACCAACAGTCCCTTCCATTTTGT TGATACGGGAATGAAATTCTTGGTCGGCGACAACTGGAAAGATTACTTCGACGTGGTGATAGTCCAAGCAAGGAAACCGAAATTTTTCACCGAGGAAAGTAGGCCGTTACGAATCTACGACGAAGTGTATAAAACTCAATTATGGGATCGAGTGACGAAGCTCGATAAAGGTGTGATATACCTCGAA GGCACGGTTAAACAATTGCAAGACATGACCGGTTGGCGAGGACACCAAGTATTATACTTCGGGGACCATCCCTATAGCGACCTGGCGGACGTCACCTTGGAGCATGGCTGGAGAACTGGTGCCATAATTAAGGAGCTGACT CATGAGATAACAACGTTGAACAATCCTAAATTCAAGGAGAACGCTAATTGGTTGCAAATGTTGACTGGACTGATCGAGGAGCACCAGGATTACGAGGGGCCTGATGTGAAGCCTGTGCTGAACGAGTGGATCAAAGAGAGGGATGAATTAAGAAACGAGATAAAATGCGTGTTCAATCAGCAGTTCGGCTCTGTGTTCAGAACGTACCACAATCCCACGTACTTTTCTAGAAGACTCTTTCGGTTCGCCGACATTTATATGAGCTCAATCACGAACCTGTTCGAATACTCAACGAGTCACACGTTTTACCCTAGAAGAGGCGTGATGCCTCACGAATACACAAGCTACTTCGTTTAA
- the Nt5c gene encoding 5' nucleotidase C isoform X2, translating into MDYLLYNLGRDMLIQKYKYPEGISNLKYNENFAVRGLHYDIEKGLLLKLDSFLQIQFGAVYRGLHPVPDDEVLRLYKNRIIPIAYVEAPHKHSHEALHRSKMIQLADLFSVPEMGLLCNVTEYFLRNHIDYHPEILFRDVKNSVQSCHPIMHGLVVQNVAEYLEQNKDIKQFFDRLKDSNKKMFLVTNSPFHFVDTGMKFLVGDNWKDYFDVVIVQARKPKFFTEESRPLRIYDEVYKTQLWDRVTKLDKGVIYLEGTVKQLQDMTGWRGHQVLYFGDHPYSDLADVTLEHGWRTGAIIKELTHEITTLNNPKFKENANWLQMLTGLIEEHQDYEGPDVKPVLNEWIKERDELRNEIKCVFNQQFGSVFRTYHNPTYFSRRLFRFADIYMSSITNLFEYSTSHTFYPRRGVMPHEYTSYFV; encoded by the exons ATGGACTATCTGCTGTACAACCTTGGCCGCGACATGCTCATCCAAAAATACAAG TACCCCGAGGGAATCAGCAACCTTAAGTACAACGAGAATTTCGCTGTTCGCGGGCTCCATTATGACATCGAAAAGGGTCTGCTCCTGAAACTCGACAGCTTCTTGCAAATTCAATTTGGCGCCGTTTACCGCGGCTTGCATCCGGTCCCCGACGACGAGGTCCTCAGGCTCTATAAAAACAGGATAATACCGATCGCCTATGTCGAGGCGCCACATAAACACTCTCAC GAGGCGTTGCACCGATCGAAAATGATTCAACTCGCCGATTTATTCTCAGTACCGGAAATGGGGCTTCTGTGTAACGTCACGGAATATTTCCTTCGCAACCATATCGACTACCACCCTGAAATACTCTTCAGAGACGTGAAG AACTCTGTGCAAAGTTGCCACCCCATAATGCACGGCCTAGTGGTGCAAAATGTGGCGGAGTATTTGGAACAGAATAAGGACATAAAGCAATTCTTCGATCGACTGAAAGATTCCAACAAGAAGATGTTCTTAGTAACCAACAGTCCCTTCCATTTTGT TGATACGGGAATGAAATTCTTGGTCGGCGACAACTGGAAAGATTACTTCGACGTGGTGATAGTCCAAGCAAGGAAACCGAAATTTTTCACCGAGGAAAGTAGGCCGTTACGAATCTACGACGAAGTGTATAAAACTCAATTATGGGATCGAGTGACGAAGCTCGATAAAGGTGTGATATACCTCGAA GGCACGGTTAAACAATTGCAAGACATGACCGGTTGGCGAGGACACCAAGTATTATACTTCGGGGACCATCCCTATAGCGACCTGGCGGACGTCACCTTGGAGCATGGCTGGAGAACTGGTGCCATAATTAAGGAGCTGACT CATGAGATAACAACGTTGAACAATCCTAAATTCAAGGAGAACGCTAATTGGTTGCAAATGTTGACTGGACTGATCGAGGAGCACCAGGATTACGAGGGGCCTGATGTGAAGCCTGTGCTGAACGAGTGGATCAAAGAGAGGGATGAATTAAGAAACGAGATAAAATGCGTGTTCAATCAGCAGTTCGGCTCTGTGTTCAGAACGTACCACAATCCCACGTACTTTTCTAGAAGACTCTTTCGGTTCGCCGACATTTATATGAGCTCAATCACGAACCTGTTCGAATACTCAACGAGTCACACGTTTTACCCTAGAAGAGGCGTGATGCCTCACGAATACACAAGCTACTTCGTTTAA